ctgctgagcagagagcccgatgcgggactcgatcccaggaccctgagatcatgacctgagccgaaggcagcagcttaacccactgagccacccaggtgccctaggtaAAGCTTTTGCCTCAATTTTCCATCTAGCCTTTTATTATATGGAAATACCTGTGTAATTTCACAAACATATTGGAAAAGTGTTGTCCATTACAGTACTGTTTGTAACAGCTATAAATGGGAAATAAGCAAAACATCCATTAGTAagcagttaaaataaaatatggtgtaTTTACACTGCAACGTTTTACAACCTGACATGCCAACTTATGCTTGCGTATTGTTTCCTATGCATTGCCACTTCTCATGGTCAACAGCCCATCAGTCTTCTGGCTCTGGGAAAAGATCTACGTCTCGGTTCCTCCAGGAACTTGTTGGACATTGGTTTGGGATTTTCACAGAGAAGCAAAATCTCTGAGAGCTCAGGGCATGTATATACCCCCTCTTGCTAAAGCACATGTTTGGCCATCAGGTTGGCTGGGTGACCCTTACCCTGGTAGGACAGCAGAGGAAAGTGCTATTGGCCCAAACAGAGGGGTTCCTGAGGCCAGGCTTTGGGGAAGCTGGGGTTACTGTGCAGGTGAGCAGGAGACCTCTGGATGGTCCCCACAGCTTGCCTGCTGTGTGTGAGCTGTCTGCACCAAAGGACAGTGGTTGCATCACAGGTGCTGGATTATGTCACAAAGTGTGTCCTGCCTATAGAGACATGGACAGAGAAGAGAtcaggaatggggggggggctgACTAGAGATTAGGCACAAACTGAGTGCTATAGACCCAGGAGAACCACTGGCTGAGGCGTGGGCTACACCCAAATGCACAAGGAAGAGGGAGCAACCAGTGGGTATAGCAGGTtggagagaccccagagagccaAAGCCAGGAAAACTTGGGGCAGCAACACTTTCCACAGTCACATCTTAGAGGCCTAAGGTGTGGAAGCAGGATTGGGTGGTGAGGTGACCAGTGTAGGTCCTGGCCGACCTGGGTCTAAGTGTTCTCTTTGGAATTGTAGACCACAGCTGTGGGATGGATGGCAGAAGGCCGTTAGCAGGGACTCTTTAACTGGTTTCTTGTGGGTCAATTTCCTCAGAGACAGGGGTAGCCCTAAAGGGGAACCTAATGGCTCTTTCTTGAATTGAACTGGGCTGACGCTATTTTAGATCTTGGAACCAACAGCAACCGTAGCCATCCCATCCCACCTGCAGCTACAGCCATGGGAGAACGAGGAAGCTTGTTTGTGTCCTGGGACGGAAGGTCCATGACTAGATCCTGGGGAACTTGCTTGCTTCTGCTTACCATTTTGGTGGCCCTGGTATCCAGCACAGACCCAGGCAAAAAGAAGGTCAAGGTGTTGAGAGAATTAAAACTGATCAATGCCTCAAATGCCAATGTGAAGCAGTGTCTCTGGTTTGCCATGCAAGAATACAACAAAGAAAGTGAGGATAAGTACCTCTTCCAAGTGGTCAAGACAGTACAAGTCCAGCTGCAGGTAAAGATGTTCCCTCTCACTAGGCACTATGCCTATGGTGTCCCCGATTGAAGCCAGACTGAAAGAGTGGGCATGGGAGAAAAACAATGATATACAAAAGTCCTAAGTATGTGAGTGATCAAGTTACTTATACCTTTGCATGTCACTGTAACATCACTGCACTTTCTATGGATGCTTCCACTGTTTTTCTAAGTACTTTATGTGTACTAACTCATGCAAACTCCAAACTGCAAATCAAGTGTTCGTGATTTTTATTTGCTAGGGTTGGGAGACAAATTGAGTGCCATGAATATTCTGGAATAATGCTGCCATGGACAACATTTCAATCTGTCCACATAAGGTAGATTGTGGGGTTGAAAAGAGGCATGTGGTCTGTCtaatatatagataataataataataaattctataaataataataataataataataataaattctctTCTCCTatggtctgtaattctttgaATCCAGCATTCGTTTAGTGCAAGTGGAGGCAAACTGATTCTGAGTTTGTAAAACTGCATCCCTCCTCACAGGGTCAGGCATAGCCCAGTGCTAGGAAACATTGCTTAGTTGgattccattgaggatgatgctCCCGGAGCTTGCAACACATGGCCCTGCATGCTATGGTCAAGAGGAAGCCCCCAGAGTGGGGACTGAGCTTAATATACAATCCTCAGTCTGCAGGTTCATGGTGTGACTTGTAATTCCACCATGAAACTTGCGGGAGTGAATTGTAAAGATACTCAACAGAGAGGTCATTGTTGGTGGGGTTTACTCCACTTTTTATGTCTCCATATGGTGTGTCCATTTGCAGAAGTTAGGCCAGTGTACATGTTGGCACTTATGACCCCATCCTTTTGGGTGGGCCAACAGTGCAGCTGTGAGCCAACAGTCTTGGGAGCCAACAGTCGGAATTTCCATGATATCATGCTGATGGCCTCTGTGTATTGACTGTCACACTGCACAATCCACCTGGAGAACTCCTGGAGCCCTTTGAAATAGAGGGATGGATTCTGGCTCTTGTAACTTCACCAGACCTCCTTGCAATTGTCTTTCTTTGGCACCCAAGTAGCACACATATTCAGTGAGTTTCTCCCACACTAGTTCTATGTTAGCTGCTGGAGATGAGGTGGTGAGATGGACAGAAATAATGACTCGTAGGGCTCCAGCAGCCTAATCAGAAAGGAACAGTGCCAAACCCGCCTGAGAGCTGGGGCATCTGACCTGATGAAACAGTACTGGGGGTCCAGAGGTCAGGGGAAGACTTCCCCGGAAAGGACCTGAGGAACTTGTAAATGTCTTACTGCACTGGCCTCACCGTCACCAATTAAATGAGGATCTCTAAGTGGGACCCAGGTCTCATATGTGTTAAAACCTTCCAGGTGACCCCAATATGCAGTCAAGGCTGAGAATCACCTCTTTAGGGAGTGATATTGGTGCTAAACCTGAGGGTAAATTAAGAGGGAATCAAGTGAAGGATGCTGGTTGGAAGTCATTTTGTTCAGGTTTCCCATAGCAGATCCTAGTGCTAGAATTCAAGTGCCATTAGTTTATTTGGGAGGCCATCCCAGAAAGCACCAGGAGgccggaggaggagggagagagggcagggaaatGGCCAGTACAGAATGAGTTACTCTGCAGGTGACCACTATGGTCCtccctgtgaccttgggaaaagaTGCAAATCCTGCCTCAGAGTTTGGCCACCCTGCAAGGAGGGAAGCTCAGTTGCTTACTATCAACTCCCATCCACTGATGGCTAAGAGGTTTTCTTGGCTCCTGCAGGTCAAGAAGCCTCCAGACAGGGAGACCCAGGGAGTGGCAGTTTTTGAGAACAGCAGAGGACTTGGGCACCATTCATAGCATCTGCTACAGGAGGGGAGCCAGGAGGACTGGGGGGCTGCATGGGGGTTAGGAAGAGCAGTCGGCATAGCTGGCTGCCAGTTGGAAGGAACATGGCTCACTCAGCAACTCAAAGGAGACAATGTGACTGgccagagaggtgggcaggggccaGACTCCTCAGGGCCTTGAAGATCATGGGAAAAACCCTTTTAAATTATCTTAGGAGTGTTGAGAAGCCACATAGACATTAAGTCAGGGAGGTCTTGGGATCCATATGATCAGACTGGGGTTTTAAAACTGTCTATCTGGTCTAGTTATTTTTAGAAAGGATTGTGAGTGTTCCATGAAAGTGATCATGTAACCAATAGCCTTGAGCTTCCCTCAGGTcgggtttgcatttccctggaaATGAGCACATTGCACCCTTTGCTGCCCTCTGGTTGGCTGAGTAGAGAGGGCAGAAGTGTGGAAAGGGTGGATCACGTGGTTAGGGAATTGAAGTTTAGTTCTGGGCACCTACCTCTGTTGGAGCCCTGGGTCTCACCTTCTAGATGGAGGGTCACTGGCCACTTAGTTCCTCTGCCCAGTTTCCCTACGGAAAACAGAGGGAGTGACAGCCTTCCAGCAGAGGGCTGGTGTGCAGCCTGAGTTACTGTCTGCCAAGCTCGAGGAGCAGTGTCGGGCAAAGAACGAGCACCCGGT
This genomic interval from Mustela lutreola isolate mMusLut2 chromosome 9, mMusLut2.pri, whole genome shotgun sequence contains the following:
- the CST8 gene encoding cystatin-8 — translated: MGERGSLFVSWDGRSMTRSWGTCLLLLTILVALVSSTDPGKKKVKVLRELKLINASNANVKQCLWFAMQEYNKESEDKYLFQVVKTVQVQLQVTDRLEYFIDVVIGRSNCRKFSNSTEKCSIQENSKLEKKVMCSFLVGALPWNGEFMVMKKQCADA